A region of Phytohabitans rumicis DNA encodes the following proteins:
- a CDS encoding MGH1-like glycoside hydrolase domain-containing protein, whose amino-acid sequence MPNRVSDERGRTDDRSQPPVGAYTMLKSYLSTGLSDETRDRRLLADAYPLLLGWHDWWTRARRGPHGALAYGSDPTDDPKSATVDSTRRESGLDDSPMYDEIQYDPRTHTMDLADVGLNALHAVDSEALALIADRLANAGTAARLRAELAEAGRRMDEVFWDEDAGHYRNRRADGTFDVHLAPTMLWPLLARIPDPDRARRMVDTLLVPELLGGSPPLPSVSRSDPGYNRHYCRGRVWGPHAFLVVEGLRRYEMDDRVRQIVDELLAIFRLEWEQHSHVHENYFSDPEEDIHPFAARSDFLMGWGNLLAYLAMQELVDARPGGWRFAHPGRPAELTNLVLTEGKLSVVAADRLLVTLDGAVLLDAPPEVVVEDYTRTADSVRAVLRGSGRVLIGVPGGGTVEVAAEGRTPVELTS is encoded by the coding sequence GTGCCCAACCGGGTCTCCGACGAGCGGGGCCGCACCGACGACCGGTCCCAGCCGCCGGTCGGCGCGTACACGATGCTGAAGTCGTATCTGAGCACCGGGCTGTCCGACGAGACGCGCGACCGGCGGCTGCTCGCCGACGCGTACCCGCTGCTGCTGGGCTGGCACGACTGGTGGACGAGGGCCCGGCGCGGGCCGCACGGCGCGCTCGCCTACGGCTCCGACCCGACCGACGACCCGAAGTCGGCCACTGTGGACAGCACCCGCCGGGAGTCCGGCCTGGACGACTCCCCGATGTACGACGAGATCCAGTACGACCCGCGAACGCACACGATGGACCTGGCCGACGTCGGGCTCAACGCGCTGCACGCCGTCGACAGCGAGGCCCTCGCCCTGATCGCCGACCGGCTCGCAAACGCCGGCACCGCCGCGCGGCTGCGTGCCGAGCTGGCCGAGGCCGGCCGGCGGATGGACGAGGTCTTCTGGGACGAGGACGCCGGCCACTACCGCAACCGCCGCGCCGACGGCACGTTCGACGTGCACCTCGCGCCGACCATGCTGTGGCCGCTGCTGGCCCGGATCCCCGACCCGGACCGGGCCCGGCGCATGGTGGACACGCTCCTGGTGCCCGAGCTGCTCGGCGGGTCGCCGCCGCTGCCCAGCGTCTCGCGCAGCGACCCCGGGTACAACCGGCACTACTGCCGCGGGCGGGTCTGGGGGCCGCACGCGTTCCTCGTCGTAGAGGGGCTGCGCCGGTACGAGATGGACGACCGGGTCCGGCAGATCGTCGACGAGCTGCTGGCCATCTTCCGGCTCGAGTGGGAGCAGCACAGCCACGTGCACGAGAACTACTTCTCCGACCCGGAGGAGGACATCCACCCGTTCGCGGCCCGCTCGGATTTCCTGATGGGCTGGGGCAACCTGCTGGCGTACCTGGCGATGCAGGAGCTGGTCGACGCCCGGCCCGGCGGCTGGCGGTTCGCCCATCCGGGGCGGCCGGCCGAGCTGACCAACCTCGTGCTGACCGAGGGGAAGCTCAGCGTCGTCGCGGCCGACCGGCTCTTGGTCACCCTGGACGGTGCGGTCCTCCTCGACGCCCCACCGGAGGTCGTCGTCGAGGACTACACGCGCACGGCGGACAGCGTGCGGGCCGTGCTCCGGGGATCCGGTCGGGTGCTGATCGGCGTGCCGGGGGGCGGCACCGTCGAGGTCGCCGCCGAGGGCCGCACGCCGGTGGAGCTCACATCATGA
- a CDS encoding ABC transporter permease — MIRVIVTRLLTGVLVMWGAASLIFLIVRVAPGDPALILLGPDASREQVAELTASLGLDRPLIVQYANYLADAARFDFGNSYLLGRPAMPEVLERLPASAELMLTATTIAVVLGITLGLLAGGRPGSAVDRVVSAATIALQSFPRSGSASC; from the coding sequence ATGATCCGGGTCATCGTCACGCGGCTGCTCACCGGCGTGCTGGTGATGTGGGGCGCGGCCTCGCTCATCTTCCTCATCGTGCGGGTCGCCCCCGGCGACCCGGCGTTGATCCTGCTGGGGCCGGACGCGAGCCGGGAACAGGTCGCCGAGCTGACCGCGTCGCTCGGCCTGGACCGGCCGCTGATCGTCCAGTACGCCAACTACCTCGCCGACGCGGCCCGGTTCGACTTCGGCAACTCGTACCTGCTCGGCCGGCCGGCGATGCCGGAGGTGCTGGAGCGGCTGCCGGCCAGCGCCGAGCTGATGCTCACGGCCACCACCATCGCCGTCGTCCTCGGCATCACGCTCGGGCTGCTGGCCGGCGGCCGCCCCGGCAGCGCCGTCGACCGGGTGGTGTCGGCGGCCACGATCGCGCTGCAGTCGTTCCCACGTTCTGGGTCGGCATCATGCTGA
- a CDS encoding ABC transporter ATP-binding protein yields MISTKTPVSVDHLLAVDGLVVDLPGPGGSGVQSEERSDEDGRRWPLPGPKRASQRSPAGPVRVVDGVSFDIPPATTVGLIGESGSGKTMTANAIIGLLPAGAGTAGALRWRGEDLLPAGAARRRRLRGREIAMIFQDPLAALNPTQRIGRQVGEILRRAGRPRAEVRRRVLELLDRVGIPEPERRAGDYPHEFSGGMRQRAMIALALAGSPALLLADEPTTALDVTVQARILRLLRSIQQDEGLAMLLVSHDLRVVAHVAHQVVVMYAGRVAERGPTPAVLSRPAHPYTRALVDSVPAVRTRTALAHPLPGTPATPARRPPGCAFHPRCPLARDRCRTEQPQARQVAPGRWSACHFAEEVSHA; encoded by the coding sequence TTGATCTCCACGAAGACGCCGGTGTCGGTGGACCACCTGCTGGCCGTGGACGGGCTGGTCGTCGACCTGCCCGGCCCCGGGGGCAGCGGCGTCCAGTCCGAGGAGCGTAGCGACGAGGATGGCCGTCGCTGGCCACTCCCGGGGCCGAAGCGAGCCAGCCAGCGCAGCCCGGCGGGACCGGTCCGGGTCGTCGACGGGGTGTCGTTCGACATCCCGCCGGCGACCACCGTCGGGCTGATCGGCGAGTCAGGCAGCGGCAAGACGATGACGGCGAACGCGATCATCGGCCTGCTCCCCGCCGGCGCCGGTACCGCGGGCGCGCTGCGCTGGCGGGGCGAGGACCTGCTGCCGGCCGGCGCCGCGCGGCGCCGGCGGCTGCGCGGCCGGGAGATCGCGATGATCTTCCAGGACCCGCTCGCCGCCCTCAACCCGACCCAGCGGATCGGCCGGCAGGTGGGGGAGATCCTCCGCCGCGCCGGCCGGCCCCGCGCCGAGGTACGCCGCCGGGTCCTCGAACTGCTCGACCGGGTCGGCATCCCGGAGCCGGAGCGCCGGGCCGGCGACTACCCGCACGAGTTCTCGGGCGGGATGCGGCAGCGGGCGATGATCGCCCTGGCCCTGGCCGGCAGCCCGGCGCTGCTGCTCGCCGACGAGCCGACCACCGCCCTGGACGTCACCGTGCAGGCGCGGATCCTGCGGCTGCTGCGCTCGATCCAGCAGGACGAAGGGCTGGCGATGCTGCTGGTCAGCCATGACCTGCGGGTGGTCGCGCACGTCGCGCACCAGGTCGTCGTCATGTACGCCGGCCGGGTCGCCGAGCGCGGGCCCACCCCCGCCGTGCTGAGCCGGCCGGCCCACCCGTACACCCGGGCGCTGGTCGACAGCGTGCCGGCGGTGCGGACCCGGACCGCCCTCGCGCATCCGCTCCCGGGCACGCCGGCCACCCCGGCGCGCCGGCCGCCCGGATGCGCGTTCCACCCGCGCTGCCCGCTGGCCCGCGACCGGTGCCGCACCGAGCAGCCGCAGGCCCGGCAGGTCGCGCCCGGCCGGTGGAGCGCCTGCCACTTCGCCGAAGAGGTGTCACATGCTTGA
- a CDS encoding ABC transporter substrate-binding protein, translated as MRRSLALAIVVAASVALGGCSTTTGGESGSGGGEVVVAGTYPIDSIDPHGPQGGGTGPQMAEQAIFSRLVRPKPDGTVDGDLATAWKPDATATQWTFTLRQGVKFNDGKPVTAKDIVDSFKRFIDLKGTNSANFPGYTMTATSETEVVLTASRPDAAIPRKLAVFFVLPSGVGANDTAFFEHPVGSGPFKLEKFSPNEIVFVPNANYYGGAPKVSKVTVRKMPELAARLTALRTGEVDVAWGIPDDQLPTLQSESNLTVQTVQSTAVFTMWFNSSTPSLKDAAVRRALWQAVDFQTIIKQLYPQTGTLSESVVSPQTLGYVPQQPVKYDPAAAKAALTAAGFDFSKKLRLQFANAEFRPFNQAVVSDLQKIGVQVDLLEKEQAVFTKDLLALNWDINFQQLSNPTYDAANTIGRLYPCAAKRNGYCNQQLDQILAQAGASADEQERVRLYGEASKIIWQDAVGMFPMAVKYAYAWNKRLSGFTPDPNGLPGFAGLQVGS; from the coding sequence ATGCGCAGATCGCTCGCACTAGCCATAGTCGTCGCCGCGTCCGTCGCCCTCGGCGGGTGCTCGACCACCACCGGCGGCGAGTCCGGATCCGGCGGCGGCGAGGTCGTCGTCGCCGGCACGTACCCGATCGACAGCATCGACCCGCACGGCCCGCAGGGCGGCGGCACCGGCCCGCAGATGGCCGAACAGGCCATCTTCAGCCGCCTGGTCCGGCCGAAGCCGGACGGCACCGTGGACGGCGACCTCGCCACCGCGTGGAAGCCGGACGCGACCGCGACACAGTGGACGTTCACGCTCCGGCAGGGCGTGAAGTTCAACGACGGCAAGCCGGTGACCGCCAAGGACATCGTCGACTCGTTCAAGCGGTTCATCGACCTCAAGGGCACCAACTCCGCCAACTTCCCCGGGTACACGATGACCGCCACGTCGGAGACCGAGGTGGTGCTGACGGCGTCCAGGCCGGACGCGGCGATCCCGCGCAAGCTCGCGGTCTTCTTCGTGCTCCCGTCCGGCGTCGGGGCCAACGACACCGCGTTCTTCGAGCACCCGGTCGGCTCCGGGCCGTTCAAGCTGGAGAAGTTCAGCCCCAACGAGATCGTGTTCGTGCCCAACGCCAACTACTACGGCGGCGCGCCGAAGGTGTCGAAGGTGACGGTCCGCAAGATGCCGGAGCTGGCCGCCCGGCTCACCGCCCTGCGCACCGGTGAGGTCGACGTGGCCTGGGGCATCCCCGACGACCAGCTCCCGACGCTGCAGAGCGAGTCCAACCTGACCGTCCAAACCGTACAGAGCACGGCCGTGTTCACGATGTGGTTCAACTCCTCCACGCCGTCGCTCAAGGACGCCGCGGTGCGCCGGGCGCTGTGGCAGGCGGTCGACTTCCAGACCATCATCAAGCAGCTGTACCCGCAGACCGGCACGCTGTCGGAGTCGGTGGTGTCGCCGCAGACGCTCGGCTACGTGCCCCAGCAGCCGGTCAAGTACGACCCGGCGGCGGCGAAGGCGGCGCTGACCGCGGCCGGCTTCGACTTCTCCAAGAAGCTGCGGCTGCAGTTCGCCAACGCCGAGTTCCGCCCGTTCAACCAGGCCGTCGTGTCCGACCTGCAGAAGATCGGCGTGCAGGTGGACCTGCTGGAGAAGGAGCAGGCGGTGTTCACCAAGGACCTGCTGGCGCTGAACTGGGACATCAACTTCCAGCAGCTGTCCAACCCGACGTACGACGCGGCCAACACCATCGGCCGCCTGTACCCGTGCGCCGCGAAGCGCAACGGCTACTGCAACCAGCAGCTCGACCAGATCCTGGCCCAGGCCGGCGCCAGCGCGGACGAGCAGGAACGGGTCCGGCTGTACGGCGAGGCCAGCAAGATCATCTGGCAGGACGCGGTCGGCATGTTCCCGATGGCCGTCAAGTACGCGTACGCCTGGAACAAGCGCCTGTCCGGCTTCACGCCGGACCCGAACGGGCTGCCCGGCTTCGCCGGTCTGCAGGTCGGCTCTTGA
- a CDS encoding ABC transporter permease, with product MLAQVVYGARTSVIIGVSTVVVAAVIGVAVGIVAGYFRGWLDTVLARGIDILLAFPSILLTIVIAGAFQRSVTVVVAALSATAWISFARVTRGVALSTRERAWVDSARVLGVPRIHVIVRHILPFTAGPVVALATLEFALVVLAEAGLSFLGIGLPNSAVSWGQTIANGKQYLATAWWISALPGFALSLLIINIGILGDQLTARYGRGRTS from the coding sequence GTGCTCGCCCAGGTCGTGTACGGCGCCCGCACCTCGGTGATCATCGGAGTGTCCACCGTGGTCGTCGCGGCCGTCATCGGCGTCGCCGTCGGCATCGTCGCCGGCTACTTCCGCGGCTGGCTCGACACCGTCCTGGCCCGCGGCATCGACATCCTGCTCGCCTTCCCATCCATCCTGCTCACCATCGTCATCGCGGGCGCGTTCCAGCGCAGCGTCACCGTCGTCGTGGCGGCCCTGTCCGCGACCGCCTGGATCTCCTTCGCCCGCGTCACCCGCGGCGTCGCCCTGTCCACAAGGGAGCGCGCCTGGGTGGATTCGGCCCGGGTGCTCGGCGTACCACGGATCCACGTCATCGTGCGGCACATCCTGCCGTTCACCGCCGGTCCGGTGGTCGCTCTGGCCACGTTGGAGTTCGCGCTCGTCGTGCTGGCCGAGGCGGGGCTGAGCTTCCTCGGCATCGGCCTGCCGAACTCCGCCGTGTCGTGGGGCCAGACCATCGCCAACGGCAAGCAGTACCTGGCCACCGCCTGGTGGATCTCGGCACTGCCCGGTTTCGCACTGTCACTGCTGATCATCAACATCGGAATCCTGGGGGACCAGCTCACCGCCCGGTACGGGCGCGGACGCACGTCCTAA
- a CDS encoding ABC transporter permease gives MGRHHADPRLRAGAADAAQRGAGTPAHILLPAVTLALPFTAIVARLTRTSVAETMREPYIQTARSKGLTERQVLTGHTLRNSLIPVVTVIGLHMGGLMGGAVIVENVFAWPGLGSLVVDAVSTRDYAMVQAATFLIAGIVMVFNLAADLLYSQLDPRIRLDGAA, from the coding sequence CTGGGTCGGCATCATGCTGATCCTCGTCTTCGCGCTGGTGCTGCGGATGCTGCCCAGCGCGGGGCCGGCACGCCCGCGCACATCCTGCTGCCGGCGGTCACGCTGGCGCTGCCGTTCACCGCCATCGTCGCCCGGCTGACCCGCACCAGCGTCGCCGAGACGATGCGCGAGCCGTACATCCAGACGGCCCGGTCGAAGGGGCTCACCGAGCGGCAGGTGCTGACCGGGCACACGCTGCGCAACTCGCTCATCCCGGTGGTCACGGTCATCGGGCTGCACATGGGCGGGCTCATGGGCGGCGCGGTCATCGTCGAGAACGTCTTCGCCTGGCCCGGCCTCGGCTCGCTCGTGGTGGACGCGGTGTCCACCCGCGACTACGCGATGGTGCAGGCGGCCACCTTCCTGATCGCCGGCATCGTGATGGTGTTCAACCTCGCCGCGGACCTGCTGTACTCCCAATTGGACCCGCGCATCCGGCTGGATGGCGCGGCATGA
- a CDS encoding LacI family DNA-binding transcriptional regulator, with the protein MGLRRQRLGPVAGRREQQDHRCLHVRAGVPDHQRRLLLPVPARHGAGGRRARLRPAAVHQRGRPAADLPRGATRLALADGALLLGRDPNVEEIERLRDSGFPFVYVGHREVSGAPISYVAADYASTTQRLTERLFALGHERVAYARLGDGDAQPSRDREKGFRKAMPGRLAGPVWTLAAETEVDGLVAEILHGGVTGVVAEQELLAEQILASLQRRGLSVPDDLSVVVLGDSTGARGGEIPWTGLAVPREQMGREATRLLIQQLEDPDAPTRSESVACPLIPGATVASPREPGVSR; encoded by the coding sequence GTGGGGCTACGTCGCCAACGCCTCGGCCCGGTCGCTGGCCGGCGGGAGCAACAAGATCATCGGTGTCTACACGTTCGAGCCGGTGTTCCCGACCACCAGCGTCGACTTCTACTTCCCGTTCCTGCTCGGCATGGAGCAGGAGGCCGCCGAGCTCGGCTACGACCTGCTGCTGTTCACCAGCGCGGGCGGCCAGCGGCAGATCTTCCGCGAGGGGCCACCCGGCTCGCGCTGGCCGACGGCGCGCTGCTGCTCGGCCGCGACCCCAACGTCGAGGAGATCGAGCGGCTGCGCGACTCCGGCTTCCCGTTCGTCTACGTCGGGCACCGCGAGGTCTCCGGCGCCCCGATCTCGTACGTCGCCGCCGACTACGCCAGCACCACGCAGCGGCTCACCGAGCGGCTCTTCGCGCTGGGCCACGAGCGGGTGGCGTACGCGCGGCTCGGAGACGGCGACGCGCAGCCCAGCCGCGACCGCGAGAAGGGCTTCCGCAAGGCCATGCCGGGCCGCCTCGCCGGTCCGGTGTGGACACTCGCGGCGGAGACCGAAGTGGACGGTCTCGTCGCGGAGATCCTGCACGGCGGCGTCACCGGCGTCGTCGCGGAGCAGGAGCTGCTCGCCGAGCAGATCCTGGCCAGCCTCCAGCGGCGCGGGCTGTCCGTCCCCGACGACCTGAGCGTGGTCGTGCTCGGCGACTCCACCGGGGCGCGCGGCGGCGAGATTCCCTGGACCGGCCTGGCCGTGCCGCGCGAGCAGATGGGCCGCGAGGCCACCCGCCTGCTCATCCAGCAGTTGGAAGACCCCGACGCGCCCACCCGGAGCGAGAGCGTCGCGTGCCCCCTGATACCGGGCGCCACCGTAGCGAGCCCACGAGAACCCGGAGTGTCACGATGA
- a CDS encoding dihydrodipicolinate synthase family protein: MPTADPHAGHPVAGVTIPLVTALDAHGRPDAAAVQPLLAHLAAAGITTLMLAGTNGEGPALSANAVRAYAEDVSARWRELAGAPARITVTVAGAGTRETLDRVAALADVDLDAVVALAPFYFRHTQPELYAHFRAVVACGRPVVVYNSPLYTGNALTVDTVGRLLDEPGVIGLKDSSADDELLAKLCDLARDRDDVHVAQGVEWRMASALHAGATGVVPGVAMLAPALCLDLFRLGLRGEHAAAAERQRDVDRLRALFGVRPGASGVVAMKTALHLLGLCPPHAVPPFLPYSDDELAALRAVLAETLGEAHDLVPHQ; the protein is encoded by the coding sequence ATGCCGACCGCTGACCCCCACGCCGGCCACCCGGTCGCCGGGGTGACCATCCCGCTCGTCACCGCGCTGGACGCGCACGGCCGGCCCGACGCGGCGGCCGTCCAACCGCTGCTGGCGCACCTCGCGGCCGCCGGGATCACCACGCTGATGCTGGCCGGCACCAACGGTGAGGGCCCCGCGCTGTCCGCGAACGCCGTGCGGGCGTACGCCGAAGACGTGTCGGCGCGGTGGCGCGAACTGGCCGGGGCGCCCGCCCGGATCACGGTCACCGTGGCCGGCGCCGGCACCCGCGAAACGCTGGACCGCGTGGCGGCGCTCGCCGACGTCGACCTGGACGCCGTCGTGGCGCTGGCCCCGTTCTACTTTCGACACACGCAACCCGAGCTGTACGCACACTTCCGCGCCGTCGTCGCATGCGGCCGGCCGGTCGTGGTCTACAACAGCCCGCTGTACACCGGCAACGCGCTCACCGTGGACACCGTCGGCCGCCTGCTCGACGAGCCGGGCGTCATCGGACTCAAGGACAGCTCCGCCGACGACGAGCTCCTGGCGAAGCTCTGCGACCTGGCCCGGGACCGGGACGACGTGCATGTGGCCCAGGGCGTGGAGTGGCGGATGGCCAGCGCGCTGCACGCCGGCGCGACCGGGGTGGTGCCCGGCGTCGCCATGCTCGCCCCCGCGCTCTGCCTCGACCTGTTCCGGCTCGGGCTACGCGGCGAGCACGCGGCCGCCGCCGAGCGCCAGCGCGACGTCGACCGGCTACGCGCCCTCTTCGGCGTACGGCCGGGCGCCAGCGGCGTCGTAGCCATGAAGACCGCCCTGCACCTGCTCGGGCTCTGCCCGCCGCACGCCGTACCGCCGTTCCTGCCGTACTCCGACGACGAACTGGCCGCCCTCCGCGCCGTACTCGCCGAGACTTTAGGAGAAGCCCATGACCTCGTCCCCCATCAGTAG
- a CDS encoding ABC transporter ATP-binding protein has translation MLEVRDLTVAFGRRRSRFVAVDNVSLAVAADETVGLVGESGSGKTTVARAVVGLVRPDAGAVTLDGVRLGPVGRRPAVQQRAVQMVFQDPRSSLNPLMTVATIVNEAWRTHPSSAPAGDRTTALHRLLDDVGLDASVAGQRADELSGGQCQRVSIARALAVKPRLLVCDEAVSALDVSVQAQILRLLVDLRERHHLAMLFISHDLGVVHQIADRIAVMRRGVLVEQGPATAVLGSPQHEYTRSLLDAALELNTDMAER, from the coding sequence ATGCTTGAGGTCCGCGACCTCACCGTCGCGTTTGGACGGCGCCGCTCCCGGTTCGTCGCAGTCGACAACGTCAGCCTCGCCGTGGCCGCCGACGAGACGGTCGGGCTGGTGGGCGAGTCAGGATCGGGCAAGACCACCGTCGCGCGCGCGGTCGTCGGCCTGGTCCGGCCGGACGCCGGCGCCGTCACCCTCGACGGGGTACGCCTCGGGCCGGTCGGCCGGCGCCCGGCGGTCCAGCAGCGTGCGGTGCAGATGGTGTTCCAGGACCCGCGCTCGTCCCTCAACCCGCTGATGACCGTCGCCACGATCGTCAACGAGGCGTGGCGTACCCACCCGAGTTCGGCCCCGGCCGGCGACCGCACCACGGCGCTGCACCGGCTGCTCGACGACGTCGGCCTGGACGCGAGCGTGGCCGGGCAGCGCGCGGACGAGCTGTCCGGCGGGCAGTGCCAGCGGGTCAGCATCGCCCGCGCGCTGGCCGTCAAGCCGCGGCTGCTGGTGTGCGACGAGGCCGTTTCCGCGCTCGACGTGTCGGTCCAGGCGCAGATCCTGCGCCTGCTGGTCGACCTGCGCGAGCGCCACCACCTGGCGATGCTGTTCATCTCCCACGACCTCGGGGTGGTGCACCAGATCGCGGACCGGATCGCCGTCATGCGCCGCGGCGTGCTGGTGGAACAGGGGCCGGCCACCGCCGTCCTCGGCTCGCCCCAACACGAGTACACCCGGAGCCTGCTCGACGCGGCCCTGGAGCTGAACACCGACATGGCAGAGAGGTAG
- a CDS encoding FAD-dependent oxidoreductase, protein MKTSTEVLVVGGGLGGAAAALAALRRGRSVLVTEETDWLGGQLTSQGVPPDEHPWIEQFGCTRSYRALRDAIRDYYRTWYPLTDEARARPDLNPGQGRVSRLCHEPRIGAAVLHAMLGPYLAAGQLRVLYGHRPVGATVDGDRITGVTVADAAGQTVELTAPYVIDATELGDLLPLAGVEHVTGFESRTQTGEPSAPDAAQPDNMQAFSWVFAVDHRAGEDHTIARPPGYSAWARYQPPQWPDRLLSLTAPDPRTLQPVRRTFVPNADTGPVVADQSKDAGDKDLWIFRRILSRAVLRPGFAASDITIVNWPMIDYLPGPLIGVSEEERAKHLDGARELSLSMLYWLQTEAPRPDGGTGWPGLRLRGDVMGTADGLAKAPYIRESRRIQAQRTVVEQDLSFAVRGTRGAVAYPDSIGVGMYRVDLHPSTGGDTYIDVASCPFQIPLGALIPVRLRNLLPAGKNIGTTHITNGCYRLHPVEWNVGEVAGALAAHCLDNGTEPHQVHAAEGRLRAFQDELVRDGVELAWPEVKGY, encoded by the coding sequence GTGAAGACATCCACCGAGGTGCTCGTGGTCGGCGGCGGCCTGGGCGGTGCCGCGGCCGCGCTGGCGGCGCTGCGGCGCGGCCGGTCCGTGCTGGTGACCGAGGAGACCGACTGGCTCGGCGGCCAGCTGACCAGCCAGGGCGTCCCGCCGGACGAACACCCGTGGATCGAGCAGTTCGGTTGTACCCGCAGCTACCGCGCCCTGCGCGACGCGATCCGCGACTACTACCGCACCTGGTACCCGCTCACCGACGAGGCCCGCGCCCGGCCGGACCTCAACCCGGGACAGGGGCGGGTGAGCCGGCTCTGCCACGAGCCCCGGATCGGCGCCGCGGTGCTGCACGCCATGCTCGGGCCGTACCTGGCCGCCGGGCAGCTACGTGTCCTGTATGGACACCGGCCGGTCGGCGCCACTGTGGACGGTGACCGGATCACCGGCGTCACCGTCGCGGACGCCGCCGGGCAGACCGTCGAACTGACCGCGCCGTACGTCATCGACGCCACCGAGCTGGGCGACCTGCTCCCGCTGGCCGGCGTCGAGCACGTCACCGGCTTCGAGTCCCGTACGCAGACCGGCGAGCCCAGCGCGCCGGACGCGGCCCAGCCGGACAACATGCAGGCGTTCTCCTGGGTCTTCGCGGTCGACCACCGGGCCGGCGAGGACCACACCATCGCCCGGCCGCCGGGCTACTCCGCGTGGGCGCGCTACCAGCCACCACAGTGGCCTGACCGGCTGCTCAGCCTGACCGCCCCCGACCCGCGCACGCTGCAGCCGGTCCGGCGCACCTTCGTGCCCAACGCCGACACCGGGCCGGTGGTCGCCGACCAGAGCAAGGACGCCGGCGACAAGGACCTGTGGATCTTCCGGCGGATCCTGTCCCGGGCCGTGCTGCGCCCCGGCTTCGCGGCCAGCGACATCACCATCGTCAACTGGCCGATGATCGACTACCTGCCCGGCCCCCTCATCGGGGTCAGCGAGGAGGAGCGGGCCAAGCACCTCGACGGCGCCCGGGAGCTGAGCCTGAGCATGCTCTACTGGCTACAGACCGAGGCGCCCCGCCCGGACGGCGGCACCGGCTGGCCCGGGCTGCGGCTGCGCGGCGACGTGATGGGCACCGCGGACGGCCTGGCCAAGGCGCCGTACATCCGCGAGTCCCGGCGCATCCAGGCCCAGCGTACGGTGGTCGAGCAGGACCTGTCGTTCGCCGTCCGGGGCACCCGCGGCGCGGTGGCGTACCCGGACTCGATCGGCGTCGGCATGTACCGCGTCGACCTGCACCCGTCGACCGGCGGCGACACCTACATCGACGTGGCGAGCTGCCCGTTCCAGATCCCGCTCGGCGCGCTGATCCCGGTGCGGCTGCGCAACCTGCTGCCGGCCGGCAAGAACATCGGCACCACCCATATCACCAACGGCTGCTACCGGCTGCACCCGGTGGAGTGGAACGTCGGCGAGGTCGCCGGCGCGCTCGCCGCGCACTGCCTGGACAACGGCACCGAGCCGCACCAGGTGCACGCCGCCGAAGGCCGGCTCCGGGCGTTCCAGGACGAGCTGGTACGCGACGGCGTCGAGCTGGCCTGGCCGGAGGTCAAGGGGTACTGA